A portion of the Bombus terrestris chromosome 3, iyBomTerr1.2, whole genome shotgun sequence genome contains these proteins:
- the LOC100650677 gene encoding gametogenetin-binding protein 2-like isoform X1, translating into MAKLVDVWRDDDPVDLTRRQMPFIVDENLTMVMDINGLGAICDSPLVCGKDLDEFTRKLNMLTKEEIKASFEVTCKDMLAILGQAVPCVGCRRSVERLFYDLMKSGHPALDPLVITPEGLLSIKDDVLESPQLLCTMLQGHSTRLNSLVEGQPRNKKSRRCVLHSLEIQRMRPPPSAWKEVWDCMDHSCRLALSLIESNSLEATLDTYLRKHRFCGECRTKVLLAFSLLTTEPEPEKEKGYVASLYYGIRRCIRDRHVHIPTNPYFMDNLMGRIQPELMGRERHAKTLEIAQEEVLTCLAMCVAERLHRIHRRLREEETVCKVLAAVAVDALSRNFQMAVEVKQGISQLELLYEELTREEIAKQQRREKLRLKRKKKKERRYEIEEKENTCDCSSKKQSGSSDTPCACGDSKPTTQNIDQHKLQVLDPKNKGPPTCKCPDCVKKSKSGISRSQNQTQLAFPKKSSNMQKNTIKKHSELKTKISANQTKKSNIPVKNLSEEELFDACESCKDLSEKIENDHWHHLGDYKDSMTKGIVDAWIGKPGKRCNMWIEMKKRFELSISERKSRSSSEQSSQDCGYSSEHNISSSSLPSTPEGSEVACSDGCCNHERDCHDIRPSEKLVHSSSGISLLKERGGGLTLTQMLEDSYLSGDEEKESYIPAEEVLEFKSRMCQVLEKRQELRQTLRRRFAILCSHHKPFTIPN; encoded by the exons ATGGCGAAGTTAGTGGACGTTTGGCGGGACGATGACCCGGTCGATTTGACACGAAGACAAATGCCGTTCATTGTCGATGAGAATCTTACG ATGGTTATGGATATAAATGGTTTAGGAGCAATCTGTGATAGTCCATTAGTTTGTGGTAAAGATCTGGATGAATTTACAAGAAAACTTAATATGCttacaaaagaagaaattaaggcCTCATTTGAAGTAACATGCAAGGATATGCTTGCAATCTTAGGCCAAGCTGTACCATGTGTTGGTTGCAGAAGAAg TGTTGAGAGATTATTCTATGACCTCATGAAATCAGGACATCCAGCATTAGATCCACTAGTGATTACACCTGAAGGTTTATTATCAATAAAAGATGATGTTTTAGAATCACCACAGTTGCTCTGTACAATGTTGCAAGGACAcag CACTAGGTTAAACAGTTTAGTTGAAGGCCAAcctagaaataaaaaatcacGAAGATGTGTATTACATTCATTAGAAATTCAGCGTATGAGACCTCCTCCAAGTGCATGGAAAGAAGTATGGGATTGCATGGATCATTCATGTCGTTTAGCACTTTCATTGATTGAAAGTAATAGCCTTGAGGCTACTTTGGATACGTATTTACGTAAACATCG ATTTTGTGGCGAATGTCGGACAAAGGTACTGCTGGCATTTTCTCTGTTAACAACAGAGCCTGAaccagagaaagaaaaaggctaTGTTGCTTCTTTATATTATGGGATCAGACGTTGCATACGTGATAGACATGTACATATACCTACAAATCCATATTTTATGGATAATCTTATGGGACGTATACAGCCAGAATTGATGGGGAG GGAACGACATGCAAAAACGTTAGAAATTGCTCAAGAAGAAGTACTTACATGTCTAGCAATGTGTGTTGCTGAACGCTTGCATAGAATTCATAGACGATTAAGAGAAGAGGAAACTGTATGCAAAGTATTAGCTGCTGTTGCAGTAGATGCATTATCTAGGAATTTTCAA ATGGCTGTAGAAGTCAAACAAGGTATTTCTCAACTAGAACTTCTCTATGAAGAATTAACAAGAGAAGAAATAGCAAAACAACAGAGACGAGAAAAGTTACGTTTAAAacgcaaaaagaagaaagaacgacGATATGagatagaagaaaaagaaaatacatgtGAT tgtTCAAGCAAAAAGCAAAGTGGTAGTAGCGATACGCCTTGTGCTTGTGGGGATTCAAAACCCACAACGCAAAACATAGATCAACATAAG TTACAAGTATTAGATCCAAAAAATAAGGGACCACCTACATGTAAATGCCCAGACTGTGTAAAAAAATCGAAGTCTGGTATATCACGATCACAAAATCAAACACAATTAGCATTCCCCAAAAAATCATCAAATATGcaaaaaaatacaattaaaaaacaTTCTGAATTAAAGACCAAAATTTCTGCAAATCAAACAAAGAAAAGTAATATACCTGTCAAAAACCTTTCTGAAGAAGAATTATTTGATGCGTGTGAATCGTGTAAG GATCTTTCGGAAAAGATTGAAAATGATCATTGGCATCATCTAGGAGATTATAAAGATTCAATGACTAAAGGAATAGTAGATGCTTGGATCGGAAAACCAGGCAAGAGATGTAATATGTGGATAGAAATGAAGAAACGTTTCGAATTGTCAATCTCAGAAAGGAAAAGTCGTTCTTCAAGTGAACAATCGTCGCAAGATTGTGGTTATTCGTCGGAGCATAACATTAGCAGTTCTTCCCTTCCTAGTACTCCAGAAGGATCGGAAGTAGCTTGTAGCGATGGATGTTGTAACCATGAGAGGGACTGTCACGATATAAGACCATCTGAAAAACTTGTTCATTCCAGTTCTGGTATCTCGTTGTTAAAGGAAAGGGGTGGGGGTTTAACACTTACACAAATGTTAGAA gATTCTTATTTATCAggcgacgaagaaaaagaaagttatATTCCAGCTGAGGAAGTATTGGAATTTAAATCTCGAATGTGCCAAGTCCTTGAAAAGCGACAAGAACTGCGTCAAACACTGAGAAGACGTTTTGCTATTTTATGCAGTCATCACAAACCTTTTACCATTCCTAATTAA
- the LOC100650677 gene encoding gametogenetin-binding protein 2-like isoform X2, with amino-acid sequence MVMDINGLGAICDSPLVCGKDLDEFTRKLNMLTKEEIKASFEVTCKDMLAILGQAVPCVGCRRSVERLFYDLMKSGHPALDPLVITPEGLLSIKDDVLESPQLLCTMLQGHSTRLNSLVEGQPRNKKSRRCVLHSLEIQRMRPPPSAWKEVWDCMDHSCRLALSLIESNSLEATLDTYLRKHRFCGECRTKVLLAFSLLTTEPEPEKEKGYVASLYYGIRRCIRDRHVHIPTNPYFMDNLMGRIQPELMGRERHAKTLEIAQEEVLTCLAMCVAERLHRIHRRLREEETVCKVLAAVAVDALSRNFQMAVEVKQGISQLELLYEELTREEIAKQQRREKLRLKRKKKKERRYEIEEKENTCDCSSKKQSGSSDTPCACGDSKPTTQNIDQHKLQVLDPKNKGPPTCKCPDCVKKSKSGISRSQNQTQLAFPKKSSNMQKNTIKKHSELKTKISANQTKKSNIPVKNLSEEELFDACESCKDLSEKIENDHWHHLGDYKDSMTKGIVDAWIGKPGKRCNMWIEMKKRFELSISERKSRSSSEQSSQDCGYSSEHNISSSSLPSTPEGSEVACSDGCCNHERDCHDIRPSEKLVHSSSGISLLKERGGGLTLTQMLEDSYLSGDEEKESYIPAEEVLEFKSRMCQVLEKRQELRQTLRRRFAILCSHHKPFTIPN; translated from the exons ATGGTTATGGATATAAATGGTTTAGGAGCAATCTGTGATAGTCCATTAGTTTGTGGTAAAGATCTGGATGAATTTACAAGAAAACTTAATATGCttacaaaagaagaaattaaggcCTCATTTGAAGTAACATGCAAGGATATGCTTGCAATCTTAGGCCAAGCTGTACCATGTGTTGGTTGCAGAAGAAg TGTTGAGAGATTATTCTATGACCTCATGAAATCAGGACATCCAGCATTAGATCCACTAGTGATTACACCTGAAGGTTTATTATCAATAAAAGATGATGTTTTAGAATCACCACAGTTGCTCTGTACAATGTTGCAAGGACAcag CACTAGGTTAAACAGTTTAGTTGAAGGCCAAcctagaaataaaaaatcacGAAGATGTGTATTACATTCATTAGAAATTCAGCGTATGAGACCTCCTCCAAGTGCATGGAAAGAAGTATGGGATTGCATGGATCATTCATGTCGTTTAGCACTTTCATTGATTGAAAGTAATAGCCTTGAGGCTACTTTGGATACGTATTTACGTAAACATCG ATTTTGTGGCGAATGTCGGACAAAGGTACTGCTGGCATTTTCTCTGTTAACAACAGAGCCTGAaccagagaaagaaaaaggctaTGTTGCTTCTTTATATTATGGGATCAGACGTTGCATACGTGATAGACATGTACATATACCTACAAATCCATATTTTATGGATAATCTTATGGGACGTATACAGCCAGAATTGATGGGGAG GGAACGACATGCAAAAACGTTAGAAATTGCTCAAGAAGAAGTACTTACATGTCTAGCAATGTGTGTTGCTGAACGCTTGCATAGAATTCATAGACGATTAAGAGAAGAGGAAACTGTATGCAAAGTATTAGCTGCTGTTGCAGTAGATGCATTATCTAGGAATTTTCAA ATGGCTGTAGAAGTCAAACAAGGTATTTCTCAACTAGAACTTCTCTATGAAGAATTAACAAGAGAAGAAATAGCAAAACAACAGAGACGAGAAAAGTTACGTTTAAAacgcaaaaagaagaaagaacgacGATATGagatagaagaaaaagaaaatacatgtGAT tgtTCAAGCAAAAAGCAAAGTGGTAGTAGCGATACGCCTTGTGCTTGTGGGGATTCAAAACCCACAACGCAAAACATAGATCAACATAAG TTACAAGTATTAGATCCAAAAAATAAGGGACCACCTACATGTAAATGCCCAGACTGTGTAAAAAAATCGAAGTCTGGTATATCACGATCACAAAATCAAACACAATTAGCATTCCCCAAAAAATCATCAAATATGcaaaaaaatacaattaaaaaacaTTCTGAATTAAAGACCAAAATTTCTGCAAATCAAACAAAGAAAAGTAATATACCTGTCAAAAACCTTTCTGAAGAAGAATTATTTGATGCGTGTGAATCGTGTAAG GATCTTTCGGAAAAGATTGAAAATGATCATTGGCATCATCTAGGAGATTATAAAGATTCAATGACTAAAGGAATAGTAGATGCTTGGATCGGAAAACCAGGCAAGAGATGTAATATGTGGATAGAAATGAAGAAACGTTTCGAATTGTCAATCTCAGAAAGGAAAAGTCGTTCTTCAAGTGAACAATCGTCGCAAGATTGTGGTTATTCGTCGGAGCATAACATTAGCAGTTCTTCCCTTCCTAGTACTCCAGAAGGATCGGAAGTAGCTTGTAGCGATGGATGTTGTAACCATGAGAGGGACTGTCACGATATAAGACCATCTGAAAAACTTGTTCATTCCAGTTCTGGTATCTCGTTGTTAAAGGAAAGGGGTGGGGGTTTAACACTTACACAAATGTTAGAA gATTCTTATTTATCAggcgacgaagaaaaagaaagttatATTCCAGCTGAGGAAGTATTGGAATTTAAATCTCGAATGTGCCAAGTCCTTGAAAAGCGACAAGAACTGCGTCAAACACTGAGAAGACGTTTTGCTATTTTATGCAGTCATCACAAACCTTTTACCATTCCTAATTAA
- the LOC100650677 gene encoding gametogenetin-binding protein 2-like isoform X3: protein MLTKEEIKASFEVTCKDMLAILGQAVPCVGCRRSVERLFYDLMKSGHPALDPLVITPEGLLSIKDDVLESPQLLCTMLQGHSTRLNSLVEGQPRNKKSRRCVLHSLEIQRMRPPPSAWKEVWDCMDHSCRLALSLIESNSLEATLDTYLRKHRFCGECRTKVLLAFSLLTTEPEPEKEKGYVASLYYGIRRCIRDRHVHIPTNPYFMDNLMGRIQPELMGRERHAKTLEIAQEEVLTCLAMCVAERLHRIHRRLREEETVCKVLAAVAVDALSRNFQMAVEVKQGISQLELLYEELTREEIAKQQRREKLRLKRKKKKERRYEIEEKENTCDCSSKKQSGSSDTPCACGDSKPTTQNIDQHKLQVLDPKNKGPPTCKCPDCVKKSKSGISRSQNQTQLAFPKKSSNMQKNTIKKHSELKTKISANQTKKSNIPVKNLSEEELFDACESCKDLSEKIENDHWHHLGDYKDSMTKGIVDAWIGKPGKRCNMWIEMKKRFELSISERKSRSSSEQSSQDCGYSSEHNISSSSLPSTPEGSEVACSDGCCNHERDCHDIRPSEKLVHSSSGISLLKERGGGLTLTQMLEDSYLSGDEEKESYIPAEEVLEFKSRMCQVLEKRQELRQTLRRRFAILCSHHKPFTIPN, encoded by the exons ATGCttacaaaagaagaaattaaggcCTCATTTGAAGTAACATGCAAGGATATGCTTGCAATCTTAGGCCAAGCTGTACCATGTGTTGGTTGCAGAAGAAg TGTTGAGAGATTATTCTATGACCTCATGAAATCAGGACATCCAGCATTAGATCCACTAGTGATTACACCTGAAGGTTTATTATCAATAAAAGATGATGTTTTAGAATCACCACAGTTGCTCTGTACAATGTTGCAAGGACAcag CACTAGGTTAAACAGTTTAGTTGAAGGCCAAcctagaaataaaaaatcacGAAGATGTGTATTACATTCATTAGAAATTCAGCGTATGAGACCTCCTCCAAGTGCATGGAAAGAAGTATGGGATTGCATGGATCATTCATGTCGTTTAGCACTTTCATTGATTGAAAGTAATAGCCTTGAGGCTACTTTGGATACGTATTTACGTAAACATCG ATTTTGTGGCGAATGTCGGACAAAGGTACTGCTGGCATTTTCTCTGTTAACAACAGAGCCTGAaccagagaaagaaaaaggctaTGTTGCTTCTTTATATTATGGGATCAGACGTTGCATACGTGATAGACATGTACATATACCTACAAATCCATATTTTATGGATAATCTTATGGGACGTATACAGCCAGAATTGATGGGGAG GGAACGACATGCAAAAACGTTAGAAATTGCTCAAGAAGAAGTACTTACATGTCTAGCAATGTGTGTTGCTGAACGCTTGCATAGAATTCATAGACGATTAAGAGAAGAGGAAACTGTATGCAAAGTATTAGCTGCTGTTGCAGTAGATGCATTATCTAGGAATTTTCAA ATGGCTGTAGAAGTCAAACAAGGTATTTCTCAACTAGAACTTCTCTATGAAGAATTAACAAGAGAAGAAATAGCAAAACAACAGAGACGAGAAAAGTTACGTTTAAAacgcaaaaagaagaaagaacgacGATATGagatagaagaaaaagaaaatacatgtGAT tgtTCAAGCAAAAAGCAAAGTGGTAGTAGCGATACGCCTTGTGCTTGTGGGGATTCAAAACCCACAACGCAAAACATAGATCAACATAAG TTACAAGTATTAGATCCAAAAAATAAGGGACCACCTACATGTAAATGCCCAGACTGTGTAAAAAAATCGAAGTCTGGTATATCACGATCACAAAATCAAACACAATTAGCATTCCCCAAAAAATCATCAAATATGcaaaaaaatacaattaaaaaacaTTCTGAATTAAAGACCAAAATTTCTGCAAATCAAACAAAGAAAAGTAATATACCTGTCAAAAACCTTTCTGAAGAAGAATTATTTGATGCGTGTGAATCGTGTAAG GATCTTTCGGAAAAGATTGAAAATGATCATTGGCATCATCTAGGAGATTATAAAGATTCAATGACTAAAGGAATAGTAGATGCTTGGATCGGAAAACCAGGCAAGAGATGTAATATGTGGATAGAAATGAAGAAACGTTTCGAATTGTCAATCTCAGAAAGGAAAAGTCGTTCTTCAAGTGAACAATCGTCGCAAGATTGTGGTTATTCGTCGGAGCATAACATTAGCAGTTCTTCCCTTCCTAGTACTCCAGAAGGATCGGAAGTAGCTTGTAGCGATGGATGTTGTAACCATGAGAGGGACTGTCACGATATAAGACCATCTGAAAAACTTGTTCATTCCAGTTCTGGTATCTCGTTGTTAAAGGAAAGGGGTGGGGGTTTAACACTTACACAAATGTTAGAA gATTCTTATTTATCAggcgacgaagaaaaagaaagttatATTCCAGCTGAGGAAGTATTGGAATTTAAATCTCGAATGTGCCAAGTCCTTGAAAAGCGACAAGAACTGCGTCAAACACTGAGAAGACGTTTTGCTATTTTATGCAGTCATCACAAACCTTTTACCATTCCTAATTAA
- the LOC100651516 gene encoding neuferricin produces the protein MLPKYVWLLPLFASILLYSNDYLNGIKFNFLDKWLNIIKNVYCDLKKSNIELNKNTNQKVFTSTELKKYTNLKDGLYISILGQIFDVTKGAKHYGPGATYHVFTGRDASLAFITGEFNDKGLTDDISSLSIHQVKALNDWVQFYNKNYIYKGKLNGRYYNEDGSPTEESHNVQKILINAKEKQFEEAHKKKMFPPCNIEWKSDSGTVVWCTKKSGGIERDWIGVPRMLFESPNSKEYRCACVKLDSKEYEETKGMLREYSQCPKSSTKCAVKTEY, from the exons ATGTTACCTAAGTATGTTTGGTTATTACCATTATTtgcatctattttattatactcAAATGATTACTTGAAtggcataaaatttaattttttggaCAAAtggttaaatattattaaaaatgtgtACTGTGAtcttaaaaaatcaaatatagagttaaacaaaaatacaaatcagAAAGTATTTACATCAACTGAACttaagaaatatacaaatttgaaaGATGGTTTATACATTTCAATACTAGGTCAAATTTTTGATGTCACAAAAGGTGCAAAACATTATGGTCCTGGTGCAACTTATCATGTATTCACTG GTCGCGATGCATCTTTAGCATTTATTACTGGAGAATTTAATGATAAGGGCTTAACAGATGACATCTCCTCATTATCTATACACCAAGTTAAAGCACTGAATGATTGGGtccaattttataataaaaactaTATTTATAAAG GAAAATTAAATGGTAGATATTATAATGAAGATGGTTCCCCAACTGAGGAATCTcataatgtacaaaaaatattaataaatgcaaAGGAGAAACAATTTGAAGAAGcacataaaaagaaaatgtttcctCCATGTAACATAGAATGGAAGTCAGATTCTGGAACTGTAGTATGGTGTACTAAAAAGAG TGGAGGAATAGAAAGAGATTGGATTGGTGTACCAAGAATGTTATTTGAATCTCCAAATTCTAAGGAATATAGATGTGCTTGTGTAAAACTTGATAGTAAAGAATATGAAGAGACCAAAGGCATGTTGAGAGAATATTCTCAATGTCCAAAATCTTCAACAAAATGTGCCGTGAAAACAGAATACTAA
- the LOC100651715 gene encoding uncharacterized protein LOC100651715 produces MDNIQSIFNQKIKDAHNIVDTNLPEVMAGLEMLTVNANLSSSENKQRLRRRIPAIESNENLNRRCSLRPRKRTRSEMEDNSRKSKYQTEEIDCKEYYLNKNLKRRLNNLETIYEEKDETSECIAYMSVKRYKRMIQFQEQPTDNKLKKRRAKIKKVFGSKINFKRRRASMQMLLDKLNVIKVESPAKVENEIK; encoded by the exons ATGGATAATATTCAATCAATATTCAATCAAAAAAT aaaagatGCACATAACATAGTCGATACTAATTTACCTGAAGTTATGGCAGGCTTAGAAATGCTTACAGTAAATGCAAATTTATCATCTTCAGAAAACAAGCAAAGACTCAGAAGAAGAATACCTGCAATTGAATCTAATGAGAATCTTAATAGAAG atGCAGTTTAAGACCAAGAAAAAGAACACGCTCAGAAATGGAAGATAATAGCAGAAAAAGTAAATATCAGACAGAAGAAATTGATtgtaaagaatattatttaaataaaaatttaaaaagaagattaaataatttggaaacaatttatgaagaaaaagatgaaacaaGTGAATGTATTGCATATATGAGCGTGAAGAGGTACAAACGTATGATCCAGTTCCAGGAACAACCTACAGATAATAAGTTAAAGAAAAGAAgggcaaaaattaaaaaagtattcGGATCAAAGATCAATTTCAAACGAAGACGTGCATCTATGCAGATGTTGCttgataaattaaatgttattaaagTAGAATCACCTGCAAaagttgaaaatgaaataaaataa